In a genomic window of Desulfosporosinus sp. Sb-LF:
- the xdhC gene encoding xanthine dehydrogenase subunit XdhC, with protein sequence MFKRISFTVNGKAFNYEVDVRESLLEVLRNRLGYTGAKKGCGVGECGACSVLIDGVPFDSCIYLAVWADGKQITTIEGVASKNGDLSDVQKAFVEEGAVQCGFCTPGLVLTTTALTESGKDYTREEIKRELSGHLCRCTGYQDILKAAEKSLEGHICTCVDSPHYKQQQAEKVEER encoded by the coding sequence TTGTTTAAGAGAATATCTTTTACAGTCAATGGAAAAGCCTTCAATTATGAAGTGGACGTTCGGGAATCGTTGCTGGAGGTCTTGAGAAATCGTTTAGGCTACACCGGAGCCAAAAAAGGGTGTGGAGTCGGAGAATGTGGTGCTTGTAGTGTCCTTATTGACGGCGTTCCTTTCGATTCTTGCATTTATTTAGCTGTTTGGGCGGATGGAAAGCAAATTACGACCATTGAGGGCGTGGCTTCGAAAAATGGCGATTTGTCAGATGTCCAAAAAGCCTTCGTCGAAGAAGGCGCCGTGCAGTGTGGTTTTTGTACCCCTGGTCTCGTTCTAACCACTACGGCTCTGACTGAGAGCGGAAAAGACTACACCCGAGAAGAGATTAAGCGAGAACTTTCAGGTCATTTATGCCGTTGTACAGGGTATCAGGACATTCTAAAAGCAGCGGAAAAATCCTTGGAAGGGCATATTTGCACGTGCGTCGATAGCCCCCATTATAAGCAGCAACAAGCAGAGAAAGTTGAGGAGCGATAA
- a CDS encoding nucleobase:cation symporter-2 family protein: protein MANTKGSVAPVDEMMPAGKLFIYGLQHVLAMYAGAVAVPLIIAAAAGLSKSQTAFLINADLFTCGLATLLQTLGIWKIGIKIPVIQGVTFAAVTPMIMIAKTGGMPTVFGSVIVAGLVTFLLAPFFSKLIRFFPPIVTGSVITVIGISLLPVGIAWAAGGTGNKNYGSLTFLGVAGVVLLTILLINKLFTGFLAHISVLIGLCVGLIIAIPLGLVNFSGVSSAAWIGIDTPFAYGMPIFDVGAIVAMIIVMLVVMVESTGDFLAIGEMVGKKIGEKELTAGLRADGIATTLGGIFNAFPYTAFAQNVGLVGLTGVKSRFVVATSGVILVVMGLFPKLATIIASLPNAVLGGAGIAMFGIVAASGIKTLAKVDFEKNANNIFIVAISIGMGVIPVVDPKFFQLFPNWSQTILHSGITLGSLTAIILNAFFNGSKGGEDVKKELAANAGIRE from the coding sequence ATGGCTAACACGAAAGGTTCAGTCGCCCCTGTCGATGAGATGATGCCCGCTGGAAAACTATTCATTTATGGGCTTCAACATGTACTGGCGATGTACGCTGGAGCGGTTGCGGTGCCCTTGATTATTGCTGCAGCAGCTGGTCTCTCGAAATCACAAACGGCTTTTCTAATTAATGCTGACTTATTTACCTGTGGTCTGGCTACACTACTCCAAACATTAGGTATCTGGAAAATAGGAATCAAAATTCCCGTCATTCAAGGGGTCACCTTTGCTGCGGTAACACCGATGATCATGATTGCTAAAACGGGTGGCATGCCCACAGTCTTTGGGTCTGTTATTGTAGCGGGACTCGTGACGTTCCTATTGGCTCCTTTCTTTAGCAAACTGATCCGCTTTTTCCCACCCATTGTTACAGGGAGTGTTATTACAGTCATCGGTATTTCTCTCTTGCCGGTAGGGATAGCCTGGGCTGCGGGAGGAACGGGGAATAAGAATTATGGTTCCTTAACCTTCCTAGGTGTTGCCGGTGTTGTACTTTTAACGATTCTCTTGATCAATAAACTATTCACGGGCTTTCTCGCCCATATTTCTGTTTTGATAGGTTTATGTGTCGGTCTTATAATTGCTATTCCCTTAGGACTTGTAAACTTTTCGGGAGTTTCGTCAGCTGCTTGGATCGGTATTGACACTCCATTTGCCTATGGTATGCCCATATTCGATGTCGGCGCGATCGTCGCCATGATTATTGTTATGTTGGTGGTTATGGTTGAGTCCACTGGTGATTTCCTGGCTATTGGTGAGATGGTAGGGAAAAAGATCGGCGAGAAAGAACTCACTGCGGGACTACGTGCAGATGGCATAGCTACGACACTGGGTGGCATTTTCAATGCTTTCCCCTACACTGCATTTGCACAGAATGTCGGCTTGGTGGGTTTGACGGGTGTCAAGAGTCGTTTCGTCGTTGCAACCTCAGGGGTGATCTTAGTTGTGATGGGTCTTTTCCCTAAATTAGCCACAATTATTGCCTCACTGCCGAATGCGGTGCTCGGTGGTGCAGGGATCGCCATGTTTGGAATTGTTGCTGCAAGTGGAATTAAGACGCTTGCTAAAGTGGACTTCGAGAAAAATGCTAACAATATTTTCATTGTTGCTATTAGTATCGGGATGGGTGTAATTCCAGTGGTGGATCCGAAGTTTTTCCAACTCTTTCCTAACTGGAGCCAGACAATACTACACAGTGGAATTACCTTAGGTTCACTAACGGCTATTATCCTCAATGCTTTCTTTAATGGGAGCAAAGGCGGAGAGGACGTTAAAAAAGAACTTGCAGCAAATGCAGGAATTAGAGAATAA
- the xdhB gene encoding xanthine dehydrogenase FAD-binding subunit XdhB codes for MYDIKGYYEAETVNEAVALLAENPNLKIIAGGTDVLIKMHGGQLEEAELLSLRKIKSLETIRRAEDGSIAIGSMATFTRVFNDPILRETIPILTEAAISMGGPQIRNIATIGGNVCNGATSADSASSLFALNAQLKLQSQQGERLVPIREFYLGPGKVALKPGEILIEILISPADYEGFGGHYIKFAMREAMDIATLAVSAVCKLQDGKFEDVRLGLGVAGPTPLRCLEAEEYAKGKTVSLETLSEIGKLAVKSAKARTSWRASKEYREHLVEELTQRALKIAIVNAGGVELV; via the coding sequence ATGTACGATATTAAAGGATATTATGAAGCTGAAACTGTCAATGAGGCAGTGGCATTACTCGCGGAAAACCCTAATTTGAAAATCATTGCAGGTGGGACGGATGTGCTCATAAAAATGCACGGCGGGCAACTGGAAGAGGCTGAGCTCCTGAGTCTCCGCAAGATAAAATCCCTGGAAACTATTCGGAGAGCGGAGGACGGGTCGATTGCAATCGGTTCGATGGCTACCTTTACTCGGGTTTTCAATGATCCTATTCTTCGGGAAACGATTCCTATATTAACGGAAGCGGCTATTTCCATGGGGGGGCCACAAATCCGTAATATCGCCACCATTGGCGGAAATGTCTGCAACGGGGCAACGTCGGCGGACAGTGCATCTTCCTTGTTTGCGCTCAATGCTCAGTTGAAGCTACAGAGTCAGCAAGGGGAGCGCCTTGTTCCAATCCGTGAATTTTATCTTGGACCAGGCAAGGTGGCTTTGAAACCTGGAGAAATTCTTATCGAAATCCTTATCTCTCCAGCAGACTACGAAGGATTCGGAGGGCATTATATTAAGTTTGCTATGCGTGAAGCGATGGATATAGCCACGCTTGCCGTCTCGGCCGTTTGCAAACTACAGGATGGAAAGTTTGAGGATGTTCGATTGGGACTTGGGGTTGCGGGCCCAACCCCTTTGAGGTGCCTCGAAGCGGAGGAGTATGCTAAAGGGAAAACAGTTTCCCTTGAAACGCTGTCTGAGATCGGAAAGTTAGCCGTTAAATCTGCCAAAGCTAGAACTTCTTGGCGGGCTTCTAAAGAATATCGGGAACATCTCGTCGAAGAACTCACGCAAAGAGCACTCAAAATTGCCATTGTCAACGCGGGAGGTGTGGAGCTTGTTTAA
- the ygfK gene encoding putative selenate reductase subunit YgfK: MSDKMELIPFKKLIHWVISEYKQNKTIYGIPETKFYRKADDKHIQLFGEVLDTPVGPAAGPHSQLAQNIIASYLSGSRFFELKSVQIMDELEIPKPCILAEDECYNTEWSTELPIMGAFDEYVKAWFVLHVLQKELFKQSDRRFMFNMSVGYDLKGIQSPKVDQFVEGLKDASKTDIFKECQAALLEELGNFETVDREFVEGISPNICSSITLSTMHGCPPAEIEAIIKYLLSEKKLHTFVKMNPTLLGYQYVRDTFDKMGYNYIELKEESFTHDLQFDDGVAMLRRLKAFALDHKKDFGVKMSNTLPVRIGKSELPGEEMYMSGRALYPLTINLALKLASEFDGDLKISYSGGADAFNIERIFATGIRPITVATTLLKPGGYQRFKQLAEILDSQLDNMESSKLDVEKLKSLAESAFDDANHLKEKRDIINRKTELKLPITDCFIAPCAVGCPIEQDIPEYIRLVGEKRYEEAFDVVVSKNPLPFITGTICTHNCMTKCTRLDYDESVHIRGQKLVAAQNGYEGYMKKISTPSSKSSAKVGIIGAGPSGLAAAYFLAKAGLDVTVFDKREKAGGTVEYVIPDFRISREAINKDIELIRKMGVKFEFGINPNFSVTDYKAKGFNYVYLAIGAGKTNALDIKGDTEKVMGAIPFLETYNTNRDSLKLGKNVAVVGGGNSAMDAARAALRVKGVENVYIIYRRTKEYMPADKEELHFATEDGVIFKELLAPISLTEGVLKCQTMELGQPDASGRRSPKAKEGAFEELTIDTVLAAIGELVDYDLLKDNGIKLEGKGKIIVNDKTLETSVENVFVGGDALAGPWTVVGAIKHGTQVAKAILAKEAFELNQEFASRISFEKEKQLLEITEKKAVMKAVCDNEEEAGRCLECNKVCDICAEVCPNRANLMIPVKGPGLTNQNQILHVDGMCNECGNCATFCPYSSEPYKAKLTLFWSEKEFQESANSGFVLLSDGAEPEFKLRLNEEITNIKFNESGKPNVSIDDSIAAIIWTSFDQHRYIF; this comes from the coding sequence ATGAGTGACAAGATGGAACTAATTCCTTTTAAGAAACTAATTCATTGGGTGATTTCTGAATACAAACAGAATAAAACTATTTACGGTATACCTGAAACAAAATTTTACCGTAAAGCGGATGACAAGCACATTCAACTTTTTGGGGAAGTTCTCGACACTCCAGTCGGGCCAGCGGCTGGCCCACATTCCCAACTAGCCCAAAATATTATTGCATCGTATTTAAGCGGAAGTCGTTTTTTTGAGCTGAAATCCGTTCAAATCATGGATGAGTTAGAAATTCCTAAACCATGTATCCTTGCAGAAGATGAATGCTACAATACTGAGTGGTCCACGGAACTTCCAATTATGGGTGCGTTTGACGAGTATGTGAAGGCATGGTTTGTCCTTCATGTACTTCAGAAAGAGCTGTTTAAGCAAAGCGACCGTCGCTTTATGTTCAATATGAGTGTGGGATATGATCTCAAGGGGATTCAATCACCCAAAGTGGATCAATTCGTTGAAGGACTGAAAGATGCGTCTAAGACTGATATTTTCAAAGAATGCCAAGCGGCTTTACTCGAGGAACTAGGGAACTTTGAGACGGTGGATCGCGAATTTGTAGAGGGTATTTCACCTAATATTTGTTCGTCTATTACCTTATCGACCATGCACGGCTGCCCACCTGCAGAGATTGAAGCTATTATCAAATACCTACTCAGCGAAAAGAAATTGCACACGTTTGTAAAGATGAATCCGACGCTACTGGGGTATCAGTATGTGCGAGATACCTTTGATAAGATGGGCTACAACTATATTGAACTGAAAGAAGAGTCCTTTACTCATGACCTTCAGTTTGATGACGGTGTTGCTATGTTAAGACGACTTAAAGCCTTTGCTCTGGACCATAAGAAGGACTTCGGTGTTAAGATGTCCAACACATTGCCGGTTAGAATTGGTAAATCCGAACTGCCGGGCGAAGAGATGTACATGTCTGGACGAGCGCTCTATCCTTTGACGATAAATTTGGCGTTGAAATTGGCGTCTGAGTTCGATGGTGATCTAAAGATTTCCTATTCGGGCGGTGCCGATGCCTTCAATATTGAGCGGATTTTTGCAACAGGAATCCGACCGATTACCGTGGCTACAACCCTTCTAAAGCCGGGTGGGTACCAACGCTTTAAGCAACTTGCGGAAATTTTGGATTCTCAGCTAGATAATATGGAGTCGAGCAAATTAGATGTGGAAAAGTTAAAGAGTCTCGCTGAAAGTGCGTTTGATGATGCCAATCATTTGAAAGAGAAGAGAGATATCATAAATCGCAAAACGGAACTAAAGCTACCTATCACAGATTGCTTCATCGCGCCTTGTGCTGTAGGCTGCCCGATTGAACAGGACATTCCTGAATATATCCGCTTGGTGGGTGAAAAGCGTTATGAGGAAGCGTTTGATGTCGTAGTCTCCAAAAATCCGTTACCTTTCATTACTGGGACGATCTGTACTCATAATTGTATGACGAAGTGTACTCGTCTGGACTATGATGAATCTGTGCATATCCGTGGGCAAAAATTGGTCGCCGCTCAAAACGGGTATGAGGGATATATGAAGAAGATTTCTACACCTAGTTCCAAATCATCTGCTAAAGTTGGAATTATTGGAGCAGGGCCTTCTGGTCTTGCAGCGGCATATTTCTTGGCTAAAGCGGGTTTGGATGTCACCGTTTTTGATAAACGTGAAAAGGCTGGCGGTACGGTCGAATACGTGATTCCGGATTTTAGGATCTCTAGAGAAGCCATCAATAAAGATATTGAACTTATCAGGAAAATGGGTGTGAAGTTCGAGTTCGGAATTAATCCTAATTTTTCCGTGACTGACTACAAAGCCAAAGGATTTAACTACGTCTACCTTGCGATTGGGGCAGGCAAAACGAATGCTCTCGATATAAAAGGGGATACCGAAAAGGTTATGGGAGCCATTCCGTTCTTAGAAACATATAACACGAACAGGGATTCCTTAAAGCTCGGGAAGAATGTAGCAGTAGTCGGAGGCGGTAATTCGGCCATGGATGCGGCGCGAGCTGCCTTACGTGTTAAAGGCGTAGAGAATGTCTACATCATCTATCGTCGAACGAAAGAGTACATGCCAGCAGATAAAGAGGAATTACATTTTGCGACTGAGGATGGGGTTATTTTCAAAGAGCTTCTTGCTCCAATCTCTTTAACAGAGGGAGTGTTGAAGTGTCAGACGATGGAACTGGGACAACCGGATGCTTCTGGACGCAGGAGCCCGAAGGCCAAAGAAGGAGCCTTTGAAGAGTTAACGATCGACACCGTTTTAGCGGCGATTGGGGAACTGGTTGATTATGATCTTCTGAAGGATAATGGAATCAAACTTGAGGGTAAGGGTAAAATCATTGTCAATGACAAGACACTCGAGACCAGTGTCGAGAATGTCTTTGTTGGTGGGGATGCCTTAGCGGGGCCGTGGACTGTGGTCGGAGCTATTAAGCATGGTACGCAAGTTGCCAAGGCAATTCTAGCGAAAGAAGCGTTTGAATTAAATCAAGAGTTTGCTTCACGAATCTCGTTTGAGAAGGAAAAGCAGTTATTGGAAATTACTGAGAAAAAAGCAGTTATGAAGGCAGTTTGCGATAACGAAGAAGAAGCAGGCCGATGTTTAGAATGTAATAAAGTATGTGATATTTGTGCGGAGGTTTGCCCGAATCGTGCAAACCTGATGATTCCTGTTAAAGGACCTGGCTTGACTAATCAAAATCAGATCCTTCATGTCGACGGAATGTGTAATGAATGCGGTAACTGCGCGACCTTCTGTCCGTATTCAAGTGAGCCATACAAAGCTAAATTAACACTATTCTGGAGTGAAAAGGAATTCCAAGAAAGCGCCAATTCTGGTTTCGTACTCCTGAGTGATGGAGCAGAGCCGGAATTCAAACTTCGCCTTAATGAGGAAATTACTAATATTAAATTTAATGAATCTGGTAAACCGAACGTGTCCATCGATGACTCTATTGCGGCCATTATCTGGACTTCCTTCGATCAGCATCGTTATATTTTCTAA
- a CDS encoding sigma 54-interacting transcriptional regulator, protein MVELMAVKDYAQQIAEAIATVVKIDIEIADHNLVRIAGTGRYHKGVGQSMDRQGYIYKEVLRTGHQFVIETPGNHPLCAPCKARGNCSEKYEVVSPINVNGKAVGAIGLICFTEVQAKLIEENQHSYLIFLTKMAETIALKLKEQEYLAGLVSANHYLNSIIDCLEEGLLTVDLDGSVLHFNQAAKGLFGSLLTPRSNLKTLLSEQIVADILKVARDRDEIVEREVHIDTKKNRVRMVLRATPIDGEDGVKSIAVVLRSFDEITRIANRLALQDASYTIRDILGVSEAMCQIRERAKIVAASISTVLIRGESGTGKEMLARSIHNLSPRQHGTFMAINCTAIPESLLESELFGYEEGAFTGARKGGKIGKIELASKGTLFLDEIGDMPLFLQAKILRVLQERQIERIGGTTPIPVDVRVIAATHRNLEDMMAKGEFREDLYYRINVIPMDIKPLRDRKEDLAILCEHFVKDYNQRLNKNVQFLSDGFRQRLQEYMWPGNVRELQNVIEYAMNLTEGATLIEEHLSSRLKQNSMYDDLGSFNLEKIERETILRCFQNCEPGVRGKERAAKALGIGLATLYRKLARYNIE, encoded by the coding sequence ATGGTTGAACTCATGGCCGTCAAAGACTATGCTCAACAAATAGCTGAAGCGATAGCGACCGTTGTTAAAATTGATATTGAGATTGCAGATCATAATCTGGTGCGCATTGCTGGAACAGGGAGATATCACAAGGGGGTCGGTCAGTCAATGGACCGGCAGGGGTACATCTATAAAGAGGTTTTGCGAACTGGACATCAGTTTGTTATAGAAACACCGGGAAACCATCCACTATGTGCTCCTTGTAAAGCCCGTGGAAATTGTTCGGAAAAATATGAAGTGGTCTCTCCAATTAATGTGAACGGTAAGGCAGTGGGTGCAATCGGACTTATTTGTTTTACAGAAGTGCAAGCGAAGCTTATCGAAGAAAATCAACACTCCTATCTTATTTTCCTAACAAAAATGGCTGAAACTATTGCCTTGAAATTGAAGGAACAAGAGTATTTAGCGGGTCTGGTTTCGGCCAATCACTATCTGAATTCGATAATCGACTGCTTGGAAGAAGGGTTGCTTACGGTTGATCTCGACGGCTCAGTCCTGCACTTCAACCAAGCGGCCAAGGGCTTGTTCGGTAGTTTGCTGACACCGCGAAGCAATTTAAAGACCCTATTATCCGAGCAAATTGTCGCAGATATTCTCAAGGTAGCTCGTGATCGGGACGAAATTGTTGAACGAGAAGTTCATATTGATACGAAGAAAAATCGGGTTCGAATGGTTTTGAGAGCCACACCGATTGATGGTGAAGACGGGGTAAAAAGTATTGCTGTGGTCCTGCGGTCGTTTGATGAAATTACTCGAATTGCCAATCGACTTGCTCTTCAAGATGCCAGCTATACGATTCGGGATATTTTAGGAGTCAGTGAGGCTATGTGCCAAATCCGCGAACGGGCAAAAATAGTTGCCGCGAGTATCTCGACGGTTTTGATTCGAGGAGAAAGCGGGACGGGTAAAGAGATGTTAGCCCGGTCAATTCATAATCTCAGCCCTAGACAACACGGGACGTTTATGGCGATTAATTGTACGGCTATTCCTGAATCTTTGCTTGAAAGCGAACTCTTCGGTTATGAAGAGGGTGCTTTTACTGGCGCGCGCAAAGGAGGCAAAATTGGAAAGATCGAATTGGCAAGCAAGGGGACGCTTTTCCTAGATGAAATTGGAGATATGCCGTTATTTCTACAGGCTAAAATTCTCCGTGTGCTCCAAGAACGTCAAATTGAACGAATTGGGGGAACGACCCCGATTCCAGTGGATGTCCGAGTGATTGCAGCAACTCATCGGAACCTTGAAGATATGATGGCGAAGGGTGAGTTTCGTGAGGATTTGTATTATCGGATTAATGTAATTCCTATGGATATAAAACCTTTACGTGATAGAAAAGAAGACTTAGCAATTTTATGTGAGCATTTTGTTAAAGATTATAATCAGCGGCTTAATAAAAATGTCCAGTTTTTATCAGATGGATTTCGACAGAGGTTACAAGAGTATATGTGGCCTGGCAATGTTCGTGAGCTGCAGAATGTGATCGAATATGCCATGAACTTGACAGAGGGAGCTACTTTGATTGAGGAACATTTATCCTCAAGGTTGAAACAGAATTCAATGTACGATGACCTAGGGAGTTTTAATTTAGAAAAAATTGAACGAGAAACCATCTTGCGTTGTTTTCAAAATTGCGAACCTGGTGTTCGAGGTAAAGAAAGAGCAGCGAAAGCCTTGGGAATTGGATTGGCAACACTTTATCGGAAACTAGCGCGCTATAATATTGAGTAA
- the xdhA gene encoding xanthine dehydrogenase molybdenum-binding subunit XdhA, whose protein sequence is MAYSVVGKSVKRVDAVAKVTGKAKYTDDFSERDMLIGKILHSPHAHAIIKNIDVSKAEALPGVEAVLTYKDLPRIRYATALPGVIEAIATDEVDVAELKYGTAGHPFSLDESHRDKEDRHILTKKARFVGDNIAAVVATDELIAEKALKLIEVEYEVLEALTSTDSALREGAPLIHDESEGNILASGGFARGDVEEAFKASDHVIEGEYETSIVQHCHMENQTSYAYVDTDRRVVIVTSTQIPHIVRRIVAQALGISWGRVRVIKPYVGGGFGNKQDVCIEPLNAAMTLAVGGRPVKIELSREETMIDTRTRHAFKFKIKTGINNDGTMNGIHISAISNTGAYASHGHSIAGSAGGKFRYLYPVKSLKYDPITVYTNLPVAGAMRGYGTPQIFFAFESHIEDIAKKLNMDPIEIRKKNLVDVGYVDPHSKNKIMSCGIRECIDKGRELIKWDEKKALYKQQSGEKRRGVGMACFSYGSGTYPVALELASARIVLNQDGSVQLQLGSTEIGQGSDTVFAQMVAEVLSIPMYMVHVISTQDTDITPFDTGSYASRQTYVTGMAVEKAALEVKEKILEFAQRMTDIPAHLLDLKDQTIVIQQTGENVLALEVVAMQSYYDRVHAKPITSDTSNNARINAVPFGVTFAEVEVDMKTGKIKVLEIFNVHDSGKIINPLLAEGQVHGGVSMGIGYALSEQLLFDEVTGKPLNNNLLDYKLPTMMDTPDIGVAFVEKDDPTGPFGVKALGEPPVISPAPALRNAVLDATNLAFNRIPMNPQRVFEGFKKAGLI, encoded by the coding sequence ATGGCTTATTCAGTTGTGGGAAAAAGTGTTAAAAGAGTTGATGCTGTTGCCAAAGTGACAGGCAAGGCCAAATATACGGATGATTTTTCCGAACGGGATATGTTGATCGGAAAAATCCTACACAGTCCTCATGCTCACGCTATTATTAAAAATATTGATGTGAGTAAAGCGGAGGCGTTGCCTGGTGTAGAGGCTGTTTTAACGTACAAGGATCTACCAAGAATCCGATATGCGACGGCCTTGCCGGGTGTTATAGAGGCGATTGCCACGGATGAAGTCGATGTTGCAGAGCTCAAATACGGTACGGCAGGGCATCCTTTTTCGCTTGATGAAAGTCATAGAGACAAAGAGGACCGTCATATTTTGACGAAGAAAGCTCGCTTTGTAGGAGATAATATTGCGGCGGTGGTGGCCACGGATGAACTGATCGCCGAGAAGGCCTTGAAATTAATTGAAGTTGAATATGAAGTGTTAGAGGCTTTAACGAGCACAGACTCTGCACTCAGAGAAGGCGCCCCTTTGATTCATGATGAGAGTGAGGGAAACATCCTTGCTTCGGGTGGGTTCGCCAGGGGGGATGTGGAGGAAGCCTTTAAAGCGTCCGATCATGTCATTGAAGGAGAGTACGAAACGAGCATTGTACAGCATTGCCATATGGAAAATCAGACGTCCTATGCTTATGTGGACACGGATCGCAGAGTTGTGATTGTAACCTCGACCCAGATTCCACATATTGTGCGACGGATCGTTGCTCAAGCCTTGGGTATTTCCTGGGGCAGGGTACGTGTCATTAAGCCATATGTTGGCGGCGGGTTCGGAAACAAGCAAGATGTCTGCATTGAACCTCTAAATGCAGCTATGACCTTAGCGGTGGGTGGTCGTCCGGTGAAAATCGAACTCTCTAGGGAAGAAACTATGATTGACACAAGAACTCGCCATGCGTTTAAGTTTAAAATAAAAACGGGAATCAATAATGACGGAACCATGAATGGAATTCATATTTCGGCCATTTCTAATACGGGAGCCTATGCTTCACATGGGCATTCTATTGCAGGTAGTGCTGGAGGCAAATTCCGGTATCTCTATCCGGTAAAGTCTTTGAAATATGACCCGATTACGGTTTACACTAACTTGCCAGTTGCCGGGGCGATGCGAGGGTACGGAACCCCTCAGATATTTTTTGCGTTCGAATCCCACATTGAAGATATTGCTAAAAAACTTAACATGGATCCCATTGAGATCCGAAAGAAAAACCTAGTTGACGTCGGATATGTAGATCCGCACAGTAAGAATAAGATTATGAGTTGCGGCATCCGCGAGTGTATCGATAAAGGCAGAGAATTGATTAAATGGGATGAGAAAAAGGCCTTGTATAAACAACAAAGTGGAGAGAAACGCCGAGGGGTGGGTATGGCTTGCTTCAGTTATGGTTCAGGAACTTATCCTGTCGCCTTAGAACTTGCAAGCGCACGTATTGTTTTGAATCAAGATGGTTCGGTTCAGCTGCAACTAGGGTCGACTGAAATTGGACAGGGTAGTGATACGGTTTTTGCCCAGATGGTTGCTGAGGTACTAAGCATCCCTATGTATATGGTTCATGTGATTTCTACTCAAGATACGGACATAACCCCTTTTGATACAGGATCTTATGCATCGAGACAAACCTACGTAACTGGAATGGCGGTGGAAAAGGCTGCCCTCGAAGTTAAGGAGAAAATCCTCGAGTTCGCACAGCGCATGACGGATATTCCGGCTCACCTTTTAGATCTCAAGGATCAAACCATTGTCATTCAACAAACTGGTGAGAATGTTCTGGCGTTGGAAGTAGTCGCAATGCAGTCTTACTATGACCGAGTTCATGCCAAACCTATAACGAGTGATACCTCCAATAATGCCCGCATTAATGCAGTTCCTTTTGGTGTCACTTTTGCAGAGGTGGAAGTAGACATGAAGACTGGAAAAATCAAGGTTCTGGAGATTTTCAATGTTCATGATTCTGGTAAAATTATTAATCCACTTCTGGCGGAAGGACAAGTGCATGGCGGTGTGAGTATGGGAATTGGCTATGCTCTGTCTGAACAGTTACTCTTTGATGAAGTGACGGGTAAACCCCTTAACAATAATCTGCTGGATTATAAGCTCCCTACCATGATGGATACACCGGATATTGGGGTAGCCTTTGTAGAAAAAGACGATCCTACGGGGCCTTTTGGTGTGAAGGCACTGGGAGAACCTCCGGTGATTAGCCCAGCACCAGCTCTCCGTAACGCGGTGTTAGACGCAACGAACTTGGCATTTAATCGCATACCTATGAATCCACAACGTGTTTTTGAAGGGTTTAAAAAGGCTGGATTAATCTAG